From a single bacterium genomic region:
- a CDS encoding carboxypeptidase-like regulatory domain-containing protein translates to MMFKNHRILRLWPLLLGLTLGGCDGCSSRNALAPEEEYPGSVSGYIYVVGSRDHSHVLVFLGDNFLETKESDGPGTFTNREGYYNITNVFSGTYTLYAQKGDLKESWPNIKVGWEETKVPDIYLLRARLPLSAGNLWEYDLREWLDEATIARGQRKVNIQGQEVLAGVATSVIEELTYRESTQGNREQTLEKKWLYETKDGLFEYASETIYNVNAAAVSPARNPSSEKKPHFRLGNLYFSDLAQLRQFVNNLVPAYDKRSGPIKNTPNIHLYPQKILAYPVRLRESWTYELLPPSEDPSPITKEVVAQDRIFTPAGEFVCYKIKVTYDFDPEIVIEAYEWYSHIGLVKFYRKTEFWETEDYDPQSDLREEKKRIWIESWELNYYRLTDLPDEPT, encoded by the coding sequence ATGATGTTTAAGAATCATCGTATATTGAGATTATGGCCCTTACTTCTGGGGTTAACCCTTGGGGGATGTGATGGTTGTAGTAGTCGTAATGCCCTTGCTCCGGAGGAAGAGTACCCTGGTTCAGTTTCAGGGTATATCTATGTGGTTGGGTCTCGGGATCATAGCCATGTATTGGTCTTCCTGGGAGATAACTTTCTGGAGACAAAAGAGTCGGATGGTCCCGGCACCTTCACTAACAGAGAGGGCTATTATAATATAACCAATGTTTTCTCTGGGACTTATACCCTTTATGCCCAGAAAGGGGACTTAAAAGAAAGCTGGCCGAATATAAAGGTGGGGTGGGAAGAGACAAAGGTGCCGGATATCTATCTCCTTAGAGCCCGCCTCCCCCTCTCGGCGGGGAATTTATGGGAATATGATCTGAGGGAATGGCTTGATGAGGCGACCATTGCCCGCGGTCAAAGGAAGGTAAATATCCAGGGCCAGGAAGTTCTGGCAGGAGTGGCCACCTCGGTGATAGAAGAACTTACTTATCGAGAGAGCACACAAGGCAATAGGGAACAAACTCTGGAAAAGAAATGGCTTTATGAAACCAAAGATGGGTTGTTTGAATATGCCTCGGAAACTATCTATAATGTAAATGCCGCGGCTGTTAGTCCTGCCAGGAATCCATCTTCCGAGAAGAAACCTCATTTCCGATTAGGCAACCTCTATTTTTCCGACCTGGCTCAATTAAGGCAATTTGTAAACAACTTGGTCCCTGCTTATGATAAACGATCGGGTCCGATTAAGAACACTCCGAACATCCATCTTTACCCTCAAAAGATATTAGCCTACCCTGTTAGATTAAGAGAATCCTGGACATATGAACTCCTTCCCCCTTCAGAAGACCCTTCTCCAATCACAAAAGAGGTAGTCGCCCAGGATAGGATATTTACTCCCGCAGGTGAATTTGTATGTTATAAAATAAAAGTCACCTATGACTTTGACCCGGAGATAGTGATAGAGGCTTATGAATGGTACTCCCATATTGGCCTGGTCAAATTTTATCGAAAGACTGAATTCTGGGAAACAGAAGATTATGATCCCCAAAGTGACCTTAGGGAAGAAAAGAAAAGGATATGGATTGAGAGCTGGGAATTAAATTATTACCGGCTCACTGACTTGCCTGATGAGCCGACTTAA